ggtaCTATTCTCAAAAGGAAAATGCCTTGTCATGGATGTGTTtggaaagaaactcataagtAGTGTTCGCATACTAGACAATTTTTATGGATTGGTTCCTGATGCcgatattgtgtgcaatagcatTCATTTACCAAATGAAGATTtatggcaccaaaggatggacatgctagttacaaacatctttcaataatatttaagcATGAGTCAGTCTTAGGGATACCAAAGTTCAGTAGAGTGAACAATGTGGTATGTGGACCATGTCTGCttggaaaacaaacaaaagctaAACATCCGGGCACTCAAACATCCGCTTCATCTAGACTATTGGAACTGCTGCATCTGGATCTCATGGTTCCAACCAAAACCGAGTCTCTTGGTGGTAGATGACTTCACTAGGTACACTTGGGTCATCCTCCTACAATCCAAGTCTAAAGCTCCTGAGTACATTGAAGCCTTGTGCACAAGATCGCAGAATGAGAAGAGCCTGAAGATTAATCGAATTTGAAGTGATCATGGTAAAGAATTTAAGAACTTAAACATGGAGTCCTTTTGCATGAGATcaggtatatctcaagaattctctaCTCCTATTATTCCTGCAaaatggtgtagtagaaagaaagaacagggTTATTCAAGAGATGACTAGAGCCATGTTGCACAACAAGGATGTGGATAGAAACTTGTGGGGAGAATTCGTTAACACTGCTTATCATACAGTTAATAGGGTATATTTTAGACCCGATACCAAGAAGACTCTatatgagttatggaagggAAGGAAGCCAAATGTTAAGTATTTCAGAATTTTTGGAAGTAATTGTTTCAttctcaaggatagagagaatgtgggaaaATTTGACTCCTGAAGCGATGAAGGAATATTTCTAGGATACTATTCTACAAGTAAGGCTTATCgggtatacaacaaaagaatcAATAAGGTAATGGAAACTGtaaatgttgttattgatgaacCTTCAGAACTTGAACCTTCAGAATCTGGTTCTGAGAAATTTAGTGAGAAAATGCCCAAAGAAATTTTTCCTCCCAAGCCCaaggaagttcaagaaattgtCGAACAAGAGCCTGCATCTCCAAGAACTCCCGATACTCCAAGTGTTGCAGAAGATTCAGCAAACATATCTACTTCACCTGATTCTGAATCCCATAAAGAGAAAGGACCTTCCTCAAGGATCAAATTGAATCATCCTCCTAAAGTTATTATGGGAAACATGAATGAACTTATACTAAGGAAGCATACaattgataaatgtgttgctaactttgtgtcttattcttattatttgtcACAGGTTGAACCCACTAAAATTGAGGAAGCTCTTCGGGATGAAAGCTGAGTTGAAGGTGGGTATCAAAGTCAACTTAAGTGGGGGAGTAAGACAAATTGAAAAGGGGAGAAAATCTAGCAGTTCTTATGACACTTAGTCCCAGATCCTCTGgatcttttccttttccattaTGTAAGGAAAAGGAATGAGTTAGTGAGTCGGTTATACAGTTATGCAATTATGCAGTTATTGACAACTGTGAGTGGTTATGCCAGTTGTTAGTAAAGTAGGGGAGTGACAGAAAGTGTTGTATAAAAGGGGTTGGTATCGTATATGGGAATTAAGAAAATGAGTATGTTCTAATTCAATTCcaattcttctctctctctctctctctctcttggagGACCAGTTGGCCTCGAATTCAGCTAGAAACATTCTTAACTACTGGTATCAAAGCCTTAGTCCTACGTTGCCATGGTTGAAACACATTCTGTTGCCATGAACATGGTAAATGAAGCTATTGCCTCCCTTCGTACCACTCCAAACCATCATAACAAGGATATTCAAGGAATCTAAAAGATTCAAGGAATTCACACTAGAGCCTTAAATGAGATGAATTAGAATCTCAATGCCATTCTATAGAAGTTGAATTCTCAAGATGTCAATCAACATTCCCCTAGAGAATTATACctccaaaccaaaattcttcAACTTTATCTCTTGTGAAACCTGTTAAGCTTGAGTTTCCACATTTCTTAGGTGAAGATCTTACTAGTTGTGTTTACAAATCCAATTAGTACTTTGGGTATTATCAAACCCCAATTACAGAGAAGTTATTAATTGCTTCTTTTCATATGGAATTAAAGGCCCTAATCTAGTTCCAAGAAGCAAAGGAGGCTGGAGTGTTTTCTAATTGGGAGTCATTAGTGCAAGCATTACACATGAGGTTTGGGTCTACAGCTTATGATGACCCTATGGAGGTGTTAACAAGGCTAATAAGGCAGACCTCATCATTTGCTTTGTATAAGGCAAAATTCAAAGTTATGTCTAATGGGATCAAAGGCCTTTCTCCAGTACATAAGCTAATTGCTTTTTAAGTGGTTTAAATGATGAGGTAAGGCTAATTAAGAGGATGCTCAACCCTCAATCCTTGATTGCAGACTTTGGATTGGCTAAGATTTAGGAGGAATATGTGCTGAGATGCAAGAGGAATGCAAAGTATCAACAAGAATCAGGTAAGAATTCTATCCTAGGGTTGCCTAAGGGCAATGCAATGGTAGAAGCTAAACCTAGGAtatttattaaaagaataaCACCTGCACAAATGgatgagagaagaaaaaggtggCTATGTTATAATTGTGATGAGAAATGGGAACCCGGGCATAAATGCAAGAATGTAAAATTGTTTCTTTTAGAAGGAATTGATATAGTTCAAGGGTCACAATCTGGAGTGCAAATTACTAAATTAGAAGAGGATGTGGATGGTGATGTTGTTACCAGGATTGTTGGGAATAATCAGTCCAATTAAGAAGAGGATATTGAGATTACTTTGTATGCCTTAACAGGAACACCTACACTTGGCACTATAAGGGCTAAAGGTAAAATCAATGGTAGTGGGTTAGTAATACTTGTAGACACATGTATTACTCACAATTTTGTTGATGCATCATTGGTTTCCAGTTTATAGCTAAGGGTTAATGTTATAAAAATCTTGGAAGTTAAGGCGGCTAATGGTTCCACTGTGAAGACTCAAGGTTTCTGTAGTAAGGTATTAATGTGTGTTCAAGGGGTGGAGTTTTGTATCCAATTCCATGTATTGGCATTCGGAGGTTGTGATGCAGTGTTGGGTACTCAGTGGCTAAATACTCTTGGAGAGATACAATGGAATTTCCAACTCTTAACCATGTGTTTTTGCTATGGAAGTAAACAGGTTTTACTGAGGGTTTAAGTCCATCCTCAGGGTCCTCTCTAATAGATTGTGATCAATTCTTTAAGATTCCAGTAAAAAATGCATGTTACTGCAAATTTCTACTGCAGGGGGTGATATGCCAGAAGCTAAGGTACCTATAATAGTAAAGTCATTACCGTAGGAGTTTGATTATGTCTTTGAGACTCCAATGGGTTTGCTTCCTTTTAGGGGTCATGAGCATCAAATTACTCTTAAGGAGGGTTCTCAACTAGTTTGTCAAAGGCCTTATAGATATCCATTTTATCAAAAGAATGAGATTGAGAAGATTGTGAAGGAGTTGTTGTCTGTTGGTTCAATTAGGAATAGCAATAGTCCCTTTACTTCTCCTGTTTTGCTAGTGAGGAAGGCAAATGGATCATGGATGATGTGTATTGATTATAGCGCATTAAACAACATCACTGTTAAAGACAAGTTTCTGATTCCTATCATTGATGAACTGCTGGATGAGTTGAATGGAGCTATTATTTTTTCCAAGCTTGATTTGAGGTCTAGATATCATCAGATCAGAATGAAGGAAGAGGACATACCCAAGACAACTTTCAAAACACATGAAGGCCATTATTAGTTCCTGGTTATGCCATTTGGCCTAACCAATGCCCCATCAACCTTCCAATCTTTGATGAATCAGGTATTCAAGCCGTTCTCAGGAAGTTTGTGCTAGTGTTCTTTGATGATATACTGATATATAGCAAGTCACTGTCTGATCATATCCTCCACCTTTGAACTTTTTTGGATATTTTAGCTACTCATCAATTGCATGCCAAAAGATCTAACTACATGTTTGCTTGTAAAGAAGTGTACCTAGGACATGTCATCACTAGTGAAGGGGTACGCATTGACCCTAAGAAGATTGTTGCTTTGCATCAGTGGCCTATTCCTAAGGATATTAAGTCCTTGAGAGGGTTTTTAGGTCTCACTgattattacaaaaaatttgttaaaggGTATGGCCAGATTGTGGCTCCTTTGACAGCTTTGTtgaaaaatgattcattttcctGGACAGAAGAGGCTGAGTTGGCTTTCCAGCAGCTCAAGGTAGCTATGGTTCAACCACCTGTGTTGGCTTTgcctaattttgaaaaaacattTATGGTGGAGTGTGATGCTTTAGGAAGAGGGTTAGGTGTAGTCCTCATGTAGCAAGGCAAACCTATAGCCTTCCATAGTCAGGCTCTAAAGGGTAAAAATTTGGCTTTATGCTATGAAAATGAGTTATTGGCTTTAGTCATTGCTATCAGGAGATGGAGGGCTTACTTGGTGGGAAGACCTTTTGTTGTCAAGACTGATCAGCAGAGCCTAAAGTATTTGTTGGACTAAAAAATCGGTACCCTAGCTCAGTAAAGCGGTTTGCTAGTTAGGGTATGCTTTTGTGGTTGAATATAAGAAGGGGAAGGATAATTTGGTGGCTGATTCACTATCTAGGAAGGTTGAAACTGAAGATTGTGTCCTTGATGGTGACTTAGGTTCTCAAGATGGGGTTTTGTTCATGATCTCATTCCCATCTCCAACTTGGTTAACTGACCTTAAGACCAGCTATGCCTCAGATCAGCAGGTGCAAGGTGTTTTACAGGCCATCCATTTAGGGAAGGATGTTCCAAAGGGCTATTCACTGCAAAATGGGCTACTCTTGTTGTGAGAGACCGCAAAACGagtgctctcaaaaaagagattcggGTGCTTTAAGGCACCTCTCTTTTagggtaagtggtgtggagttgctgcttattttttatacaaaaaaataaaaaaaaataaatacaattacatATCCAAAATACTTCAAATGTCATTGATTGAACAAAGAAGTACAATTTGGTAGATTAACTTTACAAGGCTTtgatcctagttacaatctataacaaaaaaaaaaaaaattacaaagctttggtcctagttacattctaccaaAATTAAAGACAAAACACTAGCCTACCTATCTAAAATCCAAAAGTTCAGGGGCTAGGTTACAAAATAGGAAGGTGTTAACACCCATTCCGCCTAGACATAGTCTGGTCTTTTAGACTCTAATGACCATTATATACTCTTTTTGTATGATGTTGAATGATATGTTATAACACATGATAAAcacttgacaaaaattaatttaaacaaatctACCTTATGGACATGTCctcttttttaaaagaaaaattagatctgtCTTCTTGTAAGTTAAACAAAATAagatttgatttgtaaaaatcagatctattttttgtaagttaaaaaaaaatggaatttgatttgtaaaaatcagatttgtttttgtaaagggtAAAAGAAAGATTTTGTTAAGAAAAATCAGGTATGTTTTCTTGTAAGTTAAACAAAATAAGACTTGATttgtaaaaatcaaatatgtttttgtaagttaaaaaaaaaaaaaaaggaatttgttttgtaaaaattagatctatttttataaggggtaaaaaattgagattttgtCAAAAAGAATCAGATCTATTTTCTTgtaagataaattttttttttttttttttaaaaaaaagcctTTTAAAAAAGGATTCATATTCATGAGACAAACTTACTGTGCATGCATCACTTATTAAAAGGAAAGACTTTAACCTAattcttaatttcttctttaaaatttcaaaatctacaattttataaaaaataaaacttttttagaaaaattttcagatctgtatttaatgaaaatacagaaaagtttttgtgtttaaaaaattcagatatgtatctaaggaagatatagatcaattttgtgtttgaaaaaaattcagatttgcatcaaaggaagatacaaatctattttgtgtttgaaaaaaagtctgatctgcatctaaggaagatacgaTCAGTTTTATGATCATTAACAGattttgaaatcaaagaaaaaattaaaacaaacaatcaactaAAGAATcatgttaaagaaaatttcaactaaatatcTAAGCAAATATGAATTTAGAACAAGGCACAATAAAACATATTAACCATATTCATGCAATGAACAACAACATGCTAATTAATGGaacaagaagggaaaaacagaAGACATAATTAAATACCTCTTGCATAAGCATGCTCTTCGATAGAAGaataatttagaaattaaagaaggttattcacttctttgaggtctaaaatattttacttacaGAAAAGAAGTTCTTAAAGCAAAAGCCTCAAGAACATCTTTAATGTAAGGGGAGCAAAGAAATCTAAAAAGAAGAGCCCTTAATTctgatttttttccctctatttaTAAAGGTTgggatgcttaaaaaataagctgaatgaGATCAGATACGAGTTGGAATGCATTCTTATCtctaaaaatatgaaaaagatagGTTTTATCTCAATCAGGGGATCCCTGGGCCGAGTCGAGTGTTTAGGCCAATCGGCACTCCAAGAGTGCTGAGAGGCCCTTTTGGGTGCCAAGCACGCATTTGAGTTTTGGCCCAATTTGGACTCattttttgaggattttttagTCAGGAATTGCACCTAGACGTGTTTTTAatccatattctaaaaattaatcctttttttcttgatattcagttctttaaagtgataattatcttgtagataaatattctaaaaagacTTGATTATCCACAACTTCTTTGTTATTTGATTATTCACTTAATTCCCATGCAAGAAAgcctatttttgacactaaccaacaaacaaccacaaaattatttaactaattttaattgtttaactaattagaattaatttaaattaatcatgcgtaGTTGgttccacccaaacaaaatgcatacaGACTGTGAAAACTTGACCTTGTGATATATTTTAATCCGACGGTCCAATTTGGAAATCGAGCATACTGTTGTGatcgttagaatctcaagatcatttttatgatatgcaatgaatgaattaatgcatgtaatgcaactctaaatttcaggtatatgaatggtcactctagccgtcttccaagattaaattgtgggtgcaaaatcgagtgtctacactTGTATAAGGGAAAGATTTATTTGGGTACTTGTAATGCTTTGAAGGCTACTATTTTGCAACAAGTTCATAACAGTCCCTTAAGGGGTCATTAAGGTTCTCAAGACCTTACACTGGGTTAAGAGGGACTTTTCTTAGCCTAGGTTGAGGGAGGATGTGAGGAAGCATGTCAAAGAATGTGACACCTACCAAAGAATTAAATATGAGACTTGTAATGCAACTGGTCTGTTACAACCACTACCTATACCAGAAAAGTCTTGGCTTGATGTGAGCATGGATTTTGTTGAAGGCCTTCCCAAGTCATAGTTAAAGGAGGTGGTTCTAGTGGCGGTGGATAAGCTTACCAAGTTTGTTCACTTTGTGCCATTATCCCACCCTTATACTGTTGCTAAAGTGGCTTCTCTATATCTACAATATGTCCTCAAGTTGCATGGCATGCCAGCTTCAACAACAATTTCCTCACCTTGTGGGTAAGGTGCTTTAATGGGGGAGGTATTGTTAGGAATGGTATTACAGCAGTTGTATAATGAGTTAGTGACAGTTAGTGAGTTAGTTAGTGAGTCAGTTATGCAGTTATGTAGTTATTGACAGTTGTGAGTGGTTATGCCAGTGGTTAGTATAGAAGGGGAGTGACAGAGATTGTTGTATAAAGGGGGTTGTTGTTGTATATGGGAATTAAGCAAACAAGTATGTTTCTAATTCAATTCCAATtcttttctctatctctctctctgtctttttCTTGGAGGACCAGCTGACCTCAAATTCACCTAGAACATTCTTAACATGTTTATAGAGATTGGCCTTCATCATGGTGGAGATCGAGGTCGACGTGATGAGATTGGCCGGTGGAGATTAGCGTGGTTGATCGTTGATTTTGGAATGAGCTTTGTAATTGTGATTGTGAATGGGTTATGGAGATGATGGATTGTGAATGGTTTTGAGAGTTTGgtgcttttttattattatttaaaaaaaaaaaattggtattagTGAGTTTCAGACATAGAGAGATAGAATAAGAGGAAgagaaataagagagagaaattaataaataaattattaagatGTGAAAATAGAACTTGAAATGTAAAGTATATTGTCAAATGCTATATTACAGAAACAAATGTAAGTCTTgatgtgttaatatatatatatatatatatatattcaaatatctaatgctaatgctctaaataaccaaacttaaaaaaaactCCCAATTTAAATGTTCTTTTACGAACACAACTTTGGTATGAGCAATTACTATTATATGGACCTAACACTTTCCACCATTGTTATTAATACTGTTCCGTTCTGGCCGGAACAGATGGAATTTTTCGTGCTAGTATGCAAACCGATACCGGAAACCCCCCGTTCCACCTTGGGCCAGATTTCAAGGTGTTTCGGCCCGTTTCGGCCAATTCCGGCCAATTTTAGCCGGTACGAAAATTTCGGCCGGTACGGGATtctgagttaaaaaaaaaaaaagacagtaACGTCCAAATGACACCATTTTGGACTTGACTAAAAGACCTAACTCAGaccctttttctttcattctttcactCTCACTTTCACTCTCATATCCCTCACTCATTGCCGTCGTTCTCGTCCCACTGCCGTCGTGCTCGTGCTCACTGCCGTTGCTCTGCTCTCTCAATCACTCGACTCTCTCATACTCATCTGTCTCTGACTCTCTCACAGTCTCACTCTCTCGGATTGAACAACCAAGGTATTCTTTCTCTACTCTCACTCTCTCGGATTCAAGCTTCAGTTCagccaaatcattttttttgtcttatgATTTGCTTTgtggttaagatttaagaagttaataaaatattagatatGTGATTTGTTTGTTAAGATATGTGATTGAACAAATTGGGGATGAGAAATATTACTCTCACTCTCTCGGATTCAAGCTTCAGTTCAGccaaatcattatttttttttcttatgatttgttttgtggttaagatttaagaacTTACTAAGATATTAGATATGTGATTTGTTTGTTAAGTTATGTGATTGAACAAATTGGGTAAACTGCATAAATTTTACTGTCACTTTCTCGGATTCAAGCTTCAGCCAAACCgtgtttagtttttttcttaacttgatttgtttgttCATTAACTATATATGGCTGTTCATGCATTTGAttgaatttcatttcatttcattgaaCAGTAAATTATGGCTCATCATAGTTCAGGGGATCCTGCATGGGCTCATGCCCGTGCAGGTGCTTCCTCTGCTTCTGTGGCCTCTGCCCCTGCAAGATTAGATGATCCCGCATGGGCTCATGCTCGTGCAGTGCCTAATGCAAAAAATAACACTATATGTTTGCATTGTAATAAGTTGATTAAAGGGGGTGGTATTACTAGACTTAAGTATCATCTTGCTGGGATTAGGGGTCAAGTTGAACCATGTAAAAAGGTTTCATCTGATATTAGGTTTCAAATGAAACAAATGATTGAAGACTtgaaaaaatctaaacaaactAAAAAGAGGATTTAATTAGAAATTGGGAACCCATATGATGttgatgaggaggaggaggaggaggatgatGAGGTTAGGGTTGTTGAAAAGAGTCCCCCTCAAACATTAGGTAAACGAAAATCTAGGGGAAAGGATGTTGACAATGATATGAGTCAAGtaagaggaaagaagaaaattaagagTTATTTTGCTCCTAGAACAACCCCCGGTGCTCAACCCTCTATAAGAAGTACTTTGGCTACAAAAGCAATGATTGATAATGCAAAAATGAATGTGGCAAGATGGTGGTATCATTCTAATGTACTCTTTTATGCATCTCAGTCACCTTATTATCAACCTATGATTGATTCCATTGCTGCTATTGGGCCGGGGTTTAAGGGGCCTTCTTTTTATGAGTTGAGGGGACCCcttttgaaaaatgttgtcCATGAagttaatgattttttgttAGATATAAAAAATGATTGGAAAGTATATGGCTGTTCACTGATGTCTGATGGGTGGACATATCAAAAGCAACAaccaataatgaattttttggtgtattgtCCAAGGGAAGCCATGTTCTTGAAATCTATTGACACTTCAGGCCTTACAAAGGGTGCTGAAACTTTGTTTAATATATTTGATTCTGTTGTTCAAGAAATTGGTGTGGAATATATTGTGCAATTGATTACAGATAATGCTTCTGCCTATAAAAAAGttggaaaaaaattacagtAGAAGTATGGTACTTTGTTTTGGTCTCCTTGTGCAGCTCATTGCATAGACTTGATGTTGGAGAATATTGCTAATCCTAGGTGGTACCCTCTTATTGATGAAGTAATTAAGAAGGcaaaaaagataacaaagttCATTTACAACCATGGAGTTGTTTTAGACTTGATGAGGCAAGATTTTACAAATGGAAGGGAGTTATGTCGTCCTGCAATTACAAGGTTTGCCACTAACTTCTTAAGTCTACAAAGCATGCTAAGGTTCAAAAAAGAGCTTAGACAAATGTTCACTTGTGATAAATGGCTTTCATGCCCCCATGCTAAGACTGCCGTTGGGAAGGAGataagtaaaattgttttggaaGATTATGCGTTTTGGTTTCAATGCAAGCACATAGTGAAAGTTAGTGAGCCTTTAGTTAGAGTACTTCGTCTTGTTGATGGGGATGAGAAACCTGCTATGGGGTACTTGTATGAAGCAATGGATAAAGCAAAAgaggaaataaaaagaaggttGAAGAACAAAGTTTCTTTGTATGGACATTATGTTAGAGTTATTGATACTAGATGGGACAAACAACTTCATAGTCCTCTACATGCATCAAGTTGCTTTCTTAACCCTGCAATATACTTTAGGCCTTCATTTAAAAGGTAAAATGAAGTTCAAAGAGGGTTGCTAAGCACTCTAATGAGGTTGGTTCCCGATCCTGACATTCAAGACAAAATAAGTTCACAACTTGATGAgtacaaaaaatcaattggtgacTTTGGCACATCACTAGCAATCCGCCAACGAGAGAGACTAAATCCAGgtaaacattaataatttaatagtattTCCTTTCAATATGTCTATTTATCCTTTATAGTTGTTATTGTAAGATTACATGAGCAATgcttattttacatttttatttattattgtagTTTCATGGTGGGAGCAATTTGGACTTGGAGCTCCAGACTTATAATCATTTGTCATTCGTATGCTAAGTCAATGTTGTAGTGCAATTGGTTGTGAGAGAAATTGGAGCACATTTGAATATGTTCactcaaagaagaaaaatagattgGAACATAAACGAGTAAATGATTTGGTCTTTGTCCATTATAATTTGAGGCTTCAAGAAAGGTAAATTTATAATCGTTACTCATATGTAAATGAAATGTactttcaaataattataatttataaaatgttattaatgtttaatattttcattggtAGGAACATTCAAAGGAATAAGTATGCAATGGATCCTATAAGCTTGGATAACATTGACTTGATGGGAGATTGGGTGGCTGAAGAACCTACACTTCTTAATCCAGATGACATAAATTGGGATTGCCTTAATGAACCAGCAACCCTAGTGACTGTGGAAGAGGATGCTGAACTTGAAACTATTGATgttgatgacgatgatgatgatgacaacaACAATGAACATGTCTTGACAAATCTTCCAATGGGTGCTAGTAGTTCTTATGGGagttcttttgatgatgagtttgaTCCTTTTTTcatggatgatgatgaggaggagtaggaatattatgttaaattaatcttaaatgtttttattgtgtgatgttatattgatgtttAAGATTTAAGACTTAAGACTAAGTGTATGTTGAATTGATGTTATGTTGAATTGATGTTTAAGACTTAAGACTTAAGATTAAGTGTATGTTGAATTGATGTTATGTTGATGTTTAagacttaagagttaagactaaatgatttgtattatttgatatttagttatttatttattagaattgacaattttatgttctacaagaatatatataaattattttttaggaaccCCGAAACACCCTGAAACGGTATGCTGAAATCGGCTGGTACCGAAATATTCTGTTCCACTGGGCAAACCGAAACGGGCTCCAAAACGGTATTAATAACTTTGCTTTCCACCACTCATAGTTGGCTATTTCAACAAGTTATCAAACAAAAGTTGTGACGTTagactttttcaaattttaagggCCAAAagtttaattatcaaaattgtACCTAATTAGTGGTTGAATCAAGCACAGTTTTTAGTTTGGTATGGATcagattcattaaaaaaaaaatgattaaatcgTGAAAAACTAGTGATTTTTTAGATTCtaaaaatcaattcaaatatgctacttttattcattttctaaaaaataatatcctattaatttcaatttttggtatgcttgaatattgattttttgattgagtatttgaatatttatcatctatTACAATATAGTTTgtctttttttaaagtaattattttaacttttatgtgtgtgtatatatattttgttagggacatattttatgtaattggctaatcttttgacaaaatgcactttatttgtaattgggtagatctaggatgggtttaagacttcaagaaacatgttgttcaagtcaagtatgtAAGCCATAAAGATctaaccaagaaacaagtgaataAGAGCTaatcattaaaactcgacagcaaTCTCGACAAAAAGACTTCTATTGTGATTTAAAGTCGAAGCTCGACACAAACTGTTTCTATCAAGCTTATGAAATCAGAaattccagatctgattttcggcccatgtttgtatatttgtataaggtttattttctcacaatcctaaacatatataaggattattttaaaggctgtcACATGCAAGAAGTGACATAGTATCTTGTTTTCTCTGAAAGAAGTTACTGCGtttttacgccaagggttttgtgaccaaggagcttcctgattttcattattgatgaactgaagaactttgcaaccaacaacctctTCAACTTACtgtagttagtcacgtactaagaTCCATGcacattggttagtcatgtactggaatttgtgcatcaagggaaagattgctgctacaatacaagtccaattaagtattggggtaagggttcaact
The Quercus lobata isolate SW786 chromosome 10, ValleyOak3.0 Primary Assembly, whole genome shotgun sequence DNA segment above includes these coding regions:
- the LOC115964647 gene encoding uncharacterized protein LOC115964647, producing the protein MAHHSSGDPAWAHARAGASSASVASAPARLDDPAWAHARAVPNAKNNTICLHCNKLIKGGEIGNPYDVDEEEEEEDDEVRVVEKSPPQTLGKRKSRGKDVDNDMSQVRGKKKIKSYFAPRTTPGAQPSIRSTLATKAMIDNAKMNVARWWYHSNVLFYASQSPYYQPMIDSIAAIGPGFKGPSFYELRGPLLKNVVHEVNDFLLDIKNDWKVYGCSLMSDGWTYQKQQPIMNFLVYCPREAMFLKSIDTSGLTKGAETLFNIFDSVVQEIAHCIDLMLENIANPRWYPLIDEVIKKAKKITKFIYNHGVVLDLMRQDFTNGRELCRPAITRFATNFLSLQSMLRFKKELRQMFTCDKWLSCPHAKTAVGKEISKIVLEDYAFWFQCKHIVKVSEPLVRVLRLVDGDEKPAMGYLYEAMDKAKEEIKRRLKNKVSLYGHYVRVIDTRWDKQLHSPLHASSCFLNPAIYFRPSFKSAIGCERNWSTFEYVHSKKKNRLEHKRVNDLVFVHYNLRLQERNIQRNKYAMDPISLDNIDLMGDWVAEEPTLLNPDDINWDCLNEPATLVTVEEDAELETIDVDDDDDDDNNNEHVLTNLPMGASSSYGSSFDDEFDPFFMDDDEEE